In Saprospiraceae bacterium, a genomic segment contains:
- a CDS encoding UbiA family prenyltransferase codes for MQTIKSYLSLVKFSHTIFALPFAAIGFIIGIHSSPEWVVNYKLLIWIFVCMVTARNAAMAFNRWADRDIDALNPRTQMREIPAGIISANKAIFFVLVNSMLFVWSASQINFVCFILSPLALAIVLGYSFTKRYFWLCHLFLGLGLALAPLGAFLAVRGSLELLPSMYALAVVSWVAGFDIIYALQDVEFDVSHHLKSIPAKFGIRTSLWISSALHFICGVCILSATYLLHRDYGLNDGIYFGSAAFIILLISQHIIVGKGDLSKINLAFFSTNGLASICLAVGIIIDFYF; via the coding sequence ATGCAGACCATTAAATCGTATCTGTCACTGGTTAAATTCAGTCACACCATATTTGCACTACCTTTTGCAGCCATTGGATTTATTATAGGCATTCATTCTTCGCCGGAATGGGTGGTGAATTATAAATTGTTGATTTGGATTTTTGTATGTATGGTGACTGCCAGGAATGCAGCTATGGCTTTTAACAGATGGGCAGATCGCGATATTGATGCATTGAATCCACGCACTCAAATGCGGGAAATTCCGGCAGGAATTATTTCTGCAAATAAAGCTATCTTTTTTGTTCTTGTGAACTCAATGCTATTCGTTTGGAGTGCTTCCCAAATTAATTTCGTTTGTTTTATTTTATCACCTCTGGCATTGGCTATCGTATTAGGCTATTCTTTTACGAAAAGATATTTTTGGCTTTGCCATTTGTTTTTGGGACTTGGTTTGGCATTAGCACCCTTAGGAGCCTTTTTAGCAGTTCGTGGCAGTCTTGAACTATTACCTTCTATGTATGCTTTAGCCGTAGTAAGTTGGGTTGCAGGTTTTGACATTATCTACGCACTTCAGGATGTCGAGTTTGATGTTTCTCATCATTTAAAATCCATACCTGCAAAATTTGGCATTCGTACTTCACTTTGGATTTCTTCTGCCTTACATTTTATTTGTGGAGTTTGTATTCTGTCGGCAACTTATTTATTGCACAGAGACTACGGTCTTAATGACGGTATCTATTTTGGAAGTGCTGCATTTATCATATTACTTATCTCACAGCACATCATCGTCGGAAAAGGCGATTTATCAAAAATTAATCTTGCATTTTTCTCTACCAATGGCTTGGCGAGTATATGCCTCGCTGTAGGCATTATCATCGATTTTTATTTTTGA
- a CDS encoding ATP-binding cassette domain-containing protein — MDVRIENLSKHYGLQKAVDHISFEIRSGEIVGFLGPNGAGKTTTMKMLTQYLQPDEGTIWYGNSSSLDSDIRRQIGYLPEHNPLYEDMPVIDYLGFMAALQRMPQSEIPSRIKEMIRICGLDVEKHKKIGELSKGFRQRVGLAQAICHNPKILILDEPTTGLDPNQIVEIRELIRKLGREKTVILSTHILPEVEATCDRILIINKGKIVADGSVEELRARSEGKQLLHVRIEGTEPERLFEIITSLPTVEHVKFLDPVKGILEIQSKTGETSNAQVFHACVSNHLELLEIIPFETKLEDIFRDLTLN, encoded by the coding sequence ATGGATGTCCGGATTGAAAATTTGAGTAAACATTATGGATTGCAAAAGGCGGTCGACCACATTTCATTTGAAATCAGATCCGGTGAAATCGTTGGTTTTCTAGGGCCCAATGGTGCAGGAAAAACCACTACTATGAAAATGCTGACCCAGTATCTGCAGCCTGATGAGGGCACGATATGGTACGGCAATAGCAGTTCTTTGGATTCTGATATCCGTCGCCAAATCGGCTACCTGCCTGAGCATAACCCGCTTTATGAGGATATGCCGGTTATTGACTATCTGGGATTTATGGCTGCTCTACAAAGGATGCCCCAGTCGGAAATACCCTCCAGAATTAAAGAAATGATCCGCATTTGCGGACTCGATGTAGAAAAGCACAAAAAAATTGGGGAGCTTTCAAAAGGATTTCGTCAAAGAGTTGGTCTGGCCCAGGCCATTTGCCATAATCCTAAAATTCTGATATTAGACGAACCGACGACCGGTTTGGATCCCAACCAAATTGTTGAAATACGAGAGCTGATCAGAAAATTAGGCAGAGAAAAAACGGTTATCCTAAGTACTCACATTCTTCCGGAAGTTGAAGCTACGTGCGATCGGATACTCATTATCAATAAGGGCAAAATTGTGGCCGATGGAAGTGTGGAAGAATTGCGTGCCAGATCGGAAGGCAAACAGCTGCTTCATGTTCGCATTGAAGGAACAGAACCCGAGCGATTGTTTGAAATAATAACTTCATTGCCAACGGTAGAGCATGTGAAATTTCTGGATCCGGTAAAAGGCATATTGGAAATTCAAAGTAAAACGGGAGAAACTTCAAATGCACAGGTTTTTCATGCCTGTGTTTCCAATCATCTTGAATTGCTGGAAATCATTCCATTTGAAACAAAATTGGAAGATATCTTCAGAGACCTTACCTTAAATTAA
- a CDS encoding GldG family protein, with product MLKSKYYIILIILLAFIGLNYFGKYLFIRLDLTENNAFTLSKATKNILNDLEDHVEVTAYFSEGLPVDIAKSKEELDNLLNEYSNLSKGKLTYTFVNPNESPTAEEEASKAGIRPVMINVREKIRPNNRRPIWVQS from the coding sequence ATGTTAAAATCAAAATATTATATCATTCTGATCATACTGCTGGCTTTCATAGGCCTGAACTATTTTGGAAAATATCTTTTCATCAGACTTGATCTTACAGAAAACAATGCTTTTACTTTATCAAAGGCAACGAAGAATATACTCAATGATTTGGAAGATCATGTAGAAGTAACAGCTTATTTTTCTGAAGGCCTGCCTGTAGATATTGCAAAGTCGAAAGAAGAACTCGACAATTTGTTGAATGAATATTCTAATTTGTCGAAAGGTAAACTGACTTACACATTTGTAAATCCCAATGAAAGTCCTACTGCTGAAGAGGAAGCAAGCAAAGCCGGCATTCGTCCGGTAATGATCAACGTGCGCGAAAAGATCAGGCCAAACAACAGAAGGCCTATTTGGGTGCAGTCATAA
- a CDS encoding DNA polymerase/3'-5' exonuclease PolX, translated as MTNKEIAGLFHELATLMELHDENSFKTRSYENAYLALRKLDVPLLEMEKSDWSQFKGIGSAIQDKLEEIKTKATFTTLEEYRSKTPEGVRAMLRIKGLGPKKVKSIWKELQLESVGELAYACEENRLIELKGFGKKIQEDILNNIAFLDSQAGFYLFPKLNAEAELLIQQIKQLNADLIIEKCGALRRANPVLEKIEFLINAESFHLPEQFIKSDERNYLWKENIPVQIYTSSDSDFYFNLAKYTSGSDAFVTNVLSVLQKISAASEEQVFSHVHLNYIPPECRDLEEFSTFNPLELVDMDAIKGVIHTHSLYSDGMYSIEQMAEECIRLGYQYLVISDHSRAAFYANGLSIERVEQQWREIDQLNAQWQDFTIFKSIESDILYDGSLDYPDDILEKFDLVIASVHSQLKMDLTKAMSRLIKAIENPYTRILGHMTGRLLLSRPGYPVDHQKIIDACADNNVIIELNANPMRLDMDWKWIPYAMEKGVKISINPDAHNLKGISDIKYGVLAARKAGLLKNYCLNYKSSTEFISWINEKSNF; from the coding sequence ATGACCAATAAGGAAATCGCCGGTTTATTTCATGAGCTGGCAACACTCATGGAACTCCATGATGAAAATTCATTTAAAACGAGATCGTATGAAAATGCTTATCTGGCATTGCGCAAACTCGATGTTCCCTTACTTGAAATGGAAAAAAGCGATTGGTCTCAGTTTAAAGGAATTGGATCTGCTATTCAGGATAAGTTGGAAGAAATAAAGACAAAGGCAACTTTTACAACATTGGAAGAGTACCGGTCTAAAACTCCGGAAGGAGTTCGCGCGATGTTGCGCATTAAAGGACTAGGACCTAAAAAAGTAAAAAGTATTTGGAAAGAACTTCAGCTGGAATCAGTTGGAGAATTGGCTTATGCATGCGAAGAAAATCGCCTCATTGAATTGAAGGGATTTGGCAAAAAAATTCAGGAAGATATTCTCAACAATATTGCATTTTTAGATAGTCAGGCCGGTTTTTATTTGTTTCCTAAATTAAATGCTGAAGCTGAACTTTTGATTCAACAAATCAAACAATTAAATGCAGATCTTATAATTGAAAAGTGTGGTGCACTGCGTCGTGCAAATCCCGTGCTTGAAAAAATTGAATTCTTGATAAATGCAGAATCTTTCCATTTGCCCGAACAATTCATAAAATCAGATGAGCGGAATTACCTATGGAAAGAAAATATTCCAGTTCAAATCTATACAAGTTCAGATTCGGATTTTTATTTCAATTTAGCGAAGTACACCAGCGGCAGCGATGCATTTGTTACAAATGTATTATCTGTGCTGCAAAAAATTTCTGCAGCCTCTGAAGAGCAAGTTTTTTCGCATGTTCATTTGAATTATATACCTCCCGAATGCAGAGATCTGGAAGAATTTTCAACATTCAATCCACTTGAATTGGTAGATATGGATGCCATTAAAGGGGTCATTCATACACATAGCTTATATAGTGATGGAATGTATTCTATTGAACAAATGGCCGAAGAGTGTATCCGATTGGGATATCAATATTTGGTGATTTCAGATCATTCGCGGGCTGCTTTTTATGCCAATGGCTTAAGTATCGAACGCGTCGAACAACAATGGCGGGAAATTGATCAGTTGAATGCTCAATGGCAGGATTTTACCATATTCAAATCCATTGAATCTGATATACTCTACGATGGATCATTAGATTATCCAGATGATATTCTGGAGAAATTTGATTTAGTAATTGCCTCAGTGCATAGTCAATTAAAAATGGATCTTACGAAAGCTATGAGCAGACTCATAAAGGCTATTGAAAATCCGTATACGAGAATTCTTGGTCATATGACCGGTAGACTATTATTGTCTCGACCCGGATACCCTGTTGATCATCAAAAAATAATTGATGCATGTGCGGATAATAATGTCATAATTGAACTAAATGCCAACCCAATGAGATTGGATATGGATTGGAAATGGATACCATATGCTATGGAAAAAGGAGTTAAGATTTCAATAAATCCCGATGCACACAACCTAAAAGGAATAAGTGACATAAAATATGGAGTGCTGGCTGCCAGAAAAGCTGGCTTGTTAAAAAATTATTGTTTGAATTATAAGTCAAGTACAGAATTTATTTCTTGGATAAATGAAAAAAGCAACTTTTAA
- a CDS encoding DUF1501 domain-containing protein, whose amino-acid sequence MKKYSRRNFIGQASCAALGSTSIINALLQLKGINALAMSNSALDPGYKALVCLMLSGGNDAFNMVVPMSTKEYGDYQKNRANLAIPKNDLLPIQSNGTPGRTFGLNPIMTGCQKLFNDGKLTFVNNVGTLLEPTDQSGFYNGTSKLPLGLLSHSDQAQQWQSSVADKRATVGWGGRMADLIRDLNPSDQISMNISLAGTNLFQTGNETIEFAIDPRQGSVGIEGYGSTNMYDYFNIVRGKALDSIIDHSYIDPFQKTYMDVIRGSRDGHRLFSGAIEKSPTLNTQFSDNYISQSFQMIARTIAVHEDLGFKRQIFFIDFPGWDHHDEVLQNQREMLGIVDSAMSEFNQAMEELQLSNQVTTFTMSEFGRSLKSNGNGSDHAWGGNVMAMGGSVVGKKMYGQYPLLASNAPLNVYDGVIIPTTSVDQYFAEFALWMGVSPGDVNYMLPNIGNFYDPQSGKNPLGFLKN is encoded by the coding sequence ATGAAAAAATATTCCAGAAGAAATTTTATTGGCCAAGCCAGTTGTGCTGCATTGGGATCTACCAGCATCATCAATGCTTTATTGCAATTGAAGGGGATCAATGCCCTTGCAATGTCTAATAGTGCTTTAGATCCGGGCTACAAAGCTTTGGTATGCCTCATGCTGTCTGGAGGTAACGACGCATTTAACATGGTTGTTCCGATGAGCACTAAAGAATACGGAGATTATCAAAAAAACCGGGCCAATTTAGCAATTCCAAAAAATGATCTCTTGCCCATACAATCCAACGGAACTCCAGGTCGCACATTTGGCTTAAATCCCATTATGACCGGATGCCAAAAGCTCTTTAACGATGGCAAACTAACATTCGTTAATAATGTTGGTACTTTATTGGAACCAACAGACCAAAGTGGATTTTATAACGGGACATCAAAATTGCCATTAGGCCTGCTTTCACATTCAGATCAAGCACAGCAATGGCAATCTTCGGTGGCCGATAAACGCGCCACTGTGGGTTGGGGCGGTCGAATGGCTGATCTCATTCGCGATCTAAACCCATCTGATCAAATCTCTATGAATATTTCATTAGCTGGAACCAATTTATTTCAAACCGGAAATGAAACCATTGAGTTTGCCATAGATCCCAGACAAGGAAGTGTAGGAATTGAGGGCTACGGATCCACGAATATGTACGATTATTTCAACATTGTTCGCGGCAAAGCACTAGATTCTATCATCGATCATTCCTATATAGATCCATTCCAGAAGACTTATATGGATGTCATTCGCGGTTCCAGAGACGGACATAGATTATTTTCCGGAGCGATCGAAAAAAGTCCGACGCTGAATACCCAGTTTTCAGATAATTACATTAGCCAATCATTTCAAATGATTGCGCGTACCATAGCTGTTCACGAAGATCTTGGTTTTAAGCGGCAGATCTTTTTCATTGATTTTCCGGGATGGGATCATCACGACGAAGTATTGCAAAATCAGCGCGAGATGTTGGGGATTGTAGATAGTGCTATGTCAGAATTCAATCAGGCTATGGAAGAACTTCAGCTGAGCAATCAGGTGACCACCTTCACCATGTCAGAATTCGGCAGATCTCTAAAATCGAATGGCAATGGATCGGATCACGCTTGGGGCGGCAATGTGATGGCCATGGGAGGTTCTGTTGTTGGTAAAAAAATGTACGGGCAATATCCCTTATTGGCATCTAATGCTCCGCTAAATGTTTATGACGGTGTAATTATACCTACAACCTCAGTAGATCAGTATTTTGCAGAATTTGCATTGTGGATGGGTGTTTCACCAGGTGATGTAAATTACATGTTACCTAATATTGGTAATTTCTACGATCCGCAATCCGGTAAAAATCCTTTAGGTTTTCTAAAAAACTAA
- a CDS encoding Gldg family protein, with protein sequence MGAVIKAGEAKDVVPVIQPGIAMEYAFTTGIKKLVGKNKPKVGFTQGHGEASLQDMAQAYQELSILYQLNSTNLQNDTIDLTAYKTLVMVKPTDSIPPDRFARLDDYLSKGGHLIIAFNQIDANIQYGSATTLNTGIKQWLNTKGLDVEDALVRDARCGQVNVTQQQGFFSFSTPVQFPYLPLIQKFSNHPITKGLEQVLLEFASPLNFKGHPDYEFTSILFTSDKSSRENIPIQFDVQRNWTEADFLEKSIPIGGLLKSKSGTAGNIIVITDGDFAINGREQRRQNEDNISLLVNGIDFLSDDTGLIDLRTKSVDTRPIEELTDSKRNTLKYLNFLLPIGMVIVYGIFRTNRNRQIRKRRMEERY encoded by the coding sequence TTGGGTGCAGTCATAAAAGCGGGCGAAGCAAAAGATGTAGTTCCTGTGATACAGCCGGGCATTGCCATGGAATATGCTTTTACAACTGGTATTAAAAAATTGGTCGGAAAAAACAAACCCAAAGTTGGATTTACACAAGGCCATGGTGAAGCCAGTTTACAGGATATGGCACAAGCTTATCAGGAACTAAGCATTCTGTATCAACTAAATTCTACTAACCTGCAAAATGATACGATAGATTTAACGGCATACAAAACCTTGGTCATGGTAAAGCCAACTGATAGTATTCCGCCCGATCGTTTTGCCAGATTGGATGATTACCTTTCCAAAGGAGGACATTTAATCATAGCTTTCAATCAGATTGATGCGAATATTCAATATGGTAGTGCTACAACCTTGAATACCGGAATCAAACAATGGTTAAACACAAAAGGACTGGATGTCGAAGATGCGCTCGTTAGAGATGCGCGTTGTGGTCAGGTGAATGTCACACAACAACAAGGATTTTTCTCTTTTTCTACACCTGTGCAATTTCCATATTTGCCACTCATTCAAAAATTTTCAAACCACCCGATAACCAAAGGCCTTGAACAAGTATTGTTGGAATTTGCAAGTCCCTTGAATTTTAAAGGGCATCCGGACTATGAATTTACATCCATCTTATTTACTTCAGATAAATCATCCCGGGAAAACATCCCTATTCAGTTTGATGTGCAACGCAATTGGACAGAAGCTGATTTTTTGGAAAAGAGCATACCTATTGGCGGACTTTTAAAATCTAAATCCGGAACGGCAGGAAATATTATCGTGATTACTGATGGCGATTTTGCAATCAATGGAAGGGAGCAACGCCGGCAAAATGAAGATAATATCAGTTTATTGGTAAATGGTATCGATTTTTTAAGCGACGATACCGGGCTCATTGATCTGAGAACTAAATCTGTCGACACCAGACCTATTGAAGAATTGACAGATTCAAAGAGGAATACTTTAAAATATCTAAATTTCTTGTTACCTATTGGAATGGTTATCGTATATGGAATTTTTCGTACCAATAGAAATCGACAAATCCGCAAGAGAAGGATGGAAGAACGGTATTGA
- a CDS encoding discoidin domain-containing protein — translation MKMKFIQVCLFLFCTTQIFAQCFPDRHSTNWVDSWISCSVKSNPNPAQTESHWIMFDLNKQYRIDRFKIWNLNDPDRLAWGMQNIAIDYSKDSIVWNHAGTFLIDKASGNNRYEGMPWMDIIIPEARYVLITALSNYGGNCAGLSEILFSAEKVQSPVDVEDETFASEYKVDIKPNPFTDLLSISFSGEQGSRISYQIVDLLGKSQEAGFISLDNGFSYLKLSTRKWMPGSYLLITNDGKTIQRNVLVKM, via the coding sequence ATGAAAATGAAATTTATACAAGTTTGCTTATTTCTTTTTTGCACGACTCAAATTTTTGCGCAATGTTTTCCGGATCGCCACAGTACCAATTGGGTTGACTCCTGGATCAGTTGCTCGGTAAAATCAAATCCCAATCCTGCTCAAACTGAAAGTCATTGGATCATGTTTGATTTGAATAAACAATATCGCATCGATCGTTTCAAAATATGGAACCTCAATGATCCTGATCGCTTGGCATGGGGAATGCAGAACATTGCAATTGACTATTCAAAGGATAGTATCGTTTGGAATCATGCAGGAACATTCCTAATAGATAAAGCCAGTGGAAACAACCGATATGAAGGCATGCCCTGGATGGATATTATTATTCCCGAAGCCAGGTATGTGTTGATCACCGCATTATCAAATTATGGGGGAAATTGTGCCGGGCTCTCTGAAATTTTATTTTCCGCTGAAAAGGTACAATCGCCGGTTGATGTAGAAGATGAAACATTTGCTTCCGAATATAAAGTAGATATCAAACCCAATCCTTTTACAGATCTTCTCAGTATTTCATTTTCCGGAGAACAAGGAAGCCGGATTTCCTATCAAATTGTAGATCTCCTCGGCAAATCTCAAGAAGCAGGATTCATATCCCTTGATAATGGTTTCTCCTATTTGAAATTGTCAACGCGCAAATGGATGCCCGGAAGTTATTTGCTGATCACAAATGATGGAAAAACAATCCAAAGAAATGTGTTGGTAAAAATGTAG
- a CDS encoding DUF1573 domain-containing protein: MKKVQLLTFVLFAGLFAISACKSDKAETTETAATDGAAAADATAGLADPGASGSVPPEAAPTGPTTTMEFSEMVHDWGELKEGEHMKYAFKFKNTGSEPLIISDAKGSCGCTVPDWPREPIAPGASGEIKVEFDSKGKGSDDGQKQTKKVTVTANTNPPQTYLTITGVVRKDPNAKPATSNPTH, encoded by the coding sequence ATGAAAAAAGTACAATTACTAACTTTTGTTTTATTTGCAGGTTTATTTGCGATCAGTGCGTGCAAATCTGATAAAGCAGAAACTACAGAAACAGCAGCTACAGATGGTGCAGCAGCAGCGGATGCAACTGCAGGTTTAGCAGATCCAGGTGCTTCAGGATCCGTTCCACCAGAAGCAGCTCCAACTGGTCCAACTACTACTATGGAATTTTCTGAGATGGTTCACGATTGGGGTGAACTCAAAGAAGGTGAGCACATGAAATATGCATTCAAATTCAAGAATACAGGTTCAGAGCCATTAATTATTTCTGATGCAAAAGGCAGCTGCGGTTGTACCGTTCCTGATTGGCCTAGAGAGCCAATCGCTCCAGGAGCAAGTGGTGAAATCAAAGTTGAATTTGATTCTAAAGGAAAAGGTAGCGATGATGGTCAGAAGCAAACTAAGAAAGTGACGGTTACTGCTAATACCAATCCTCCTCAGACATATTTGACAATTACAGGAGTTGTTAGAAAAGATCCTAATGCAAAACCTGCAACTTCAAATCCTACACATTAA
- a CDS encoding branched-chain amino acid aminotransferase — protein sequence MAYEISIERTKNSRISTVDFNNIPFGKVFADHMFIADFDGQQWKNFAIKPLDKIPFHPATMAWHYGQAIFEGMKASISAEGMPLLFRPEDHAARLNQSALRMCMPEFPEALFVEALSKLIYIDRDWIPRNEESALYIRPVMMATDEFVGVRSSDTFKLMIMNLPSGPYYAKPVSLLVEEKYVRAVDGGVGEAKAAGNYGASLYPTKLAKEKGYDQVIWMDAHEFKYVQEVGTMNIFFVLKDKILTPNLSGTILKGITRESIITLLSERGYVVEERPVTMEEIASAHQSGELLEAFGAGTAAVIANVDRIGYKGNDLLMDPSNWTLSKSLKSEINGIRSGRLPDTHGWIHPVLQEAAVMV from the coding sequence ATGGCTTACGAAATCAGCATTGAAAGAACGAAGAACTCTAGAATTTCAACGGTGGACTTCAACAATATACCATTTGGTAAAGTGTTCGCCGATCATATGTTTATAGCTGATTTCGATGGTCAGCAATGGAAAAATTTTGCAATTAAGCCTTTAGATAAAATTCCGTTTCATCCCGCAACAATGGCTTGGCATTATGGACAAGCTATATTTGAAGGCATGAAAGCTTCCATTTCAGCGGAGGGAATGCCCTTGCTCTTCAGACCAGAAGACCATGCGGCCAGACTTAATCAATCTGCATTGAGAATGTGTATGCCTGAATTTCCGGAAGCTCTATTCGTGGAAGCATTGAGTAAGTTAATTTATATCGATAGGGATTGGATTCCTCGCAATGAGGAAAGTGCATTATATATAAGACCGGTGATGATGGCAACCGATGAATTTGTGGGTGTACGATCATCGGATACTTTCAAATTGATGATCATGAACCTTCCATCAGGGCCTTATTATGCAAAACCGGTGTCTCTTTTGGTGGAAGAAAAATACGTAAGAGCTGTTGATGGGGGCGTAGGCGAGGCCAAAGCTGCCGGAAATTACGGAGCATCACTTTATCCCACCAAATTGGCAAAAGAAAAAGGATATGACCAGGTCATCTGGATGGATGCCCATGAATTTAAATACGTACAGGAAGTTGGTACGATGAATATATTTTTTGTGCTAAAGGACAAAATTCTTACGCCTAATTTGAGTGGTACCATCTTAAAAGGAATAACAAGAGAATCCATCATAACCCTGCTCTCAGAAAGAGGTTATGTTGTTGAAGAAAGACCCGTTACTATGGAAGAAATCGCCAGTGCACACCAGTCTGGAGAATTACTGGAGGCCTTTGGTGCCGGAACAGCAGCCGTAATTGCCAATGTAGATCGCATCGGATACAAGGGAAATGATTTATTGATGGACCCATCCAACTGGACCTTATCGAAATCCTTGAAATCTGAGATCAATGGCATCCGTTCCGGTAGATTGCCCGATACACATGGATGGATTCATCCGGTATTACAGGAAGCAGCAGTAATGGTTTAA
- a CDS encoding ABC transporter permease subunit, protein MESSIWIITKKELNAFFDSLAAYILIIVFLGFSGFFTWISGSDIFLRKEADLAVFFSVSKWTLFFFIPAITMRMLAEENKAGTIELLLTRAITARQIVFGKFFACLSLIGITLAFTLSYYVTVSQIGNIDHGATLCGYLGLLFLSAGYISIGLFASSITNNQIIAFLLALLIGVFFHFIFDMMAYGSSGFMGQLLSSLSASRHFDSMSRGVVDTKDILFFVSLCAAALYLAELFVTKRTK, encoded by the coding sequence ATGGAATCTTCTATATGGATCATTACGAAAAAAGAGTTGAATGCATTTTTTGATTCACTTGCCGCATACATCCTTATTATTGTTTTTCTCGGTTTTAGTGGTTTTTTTACATGGATATCCGGATCTGATATTTTCCTGCGCAAGGAAGCCGACCTTGCTGTTTTTTTTAGTGTATCTAAGTGGACTTTATTTTTCTTTATTCCTGCAATTACCATGCGGATGCTTGCAGAAGAAAACAAGGCTGGTACCATTGAACTTTTACTCACCAGGGCCATCACTGCAAGACAAATTGTGTTTGGAAAGTTTTTCGCTTGTTTGTCCCTGATAGGTATTACACTTGCATTTACCTTGAGTTATTATGTGACGGTCAGCCAAATTGGAAATATCGATCATGGTGCAACTTTATGTGGTTATTTAGGATTGCTCTTTTTGAGTGCCGGTTATATATCGATCGGACTTTTTGCCAGTAGCATTACCAACAATCAGATCATTGCCTTTTTGCTTGCATTATTAATTGGAGTATTCTTTCATTTTATATTTGATATGATGGCTTACGGATCTTCAGGATTTATGGGTCAGTTGCTGAGTAGTTTAAGTGCTTCAAGACATTTCGATTCTATGTCAAGAGGTGTGGTGGATACAAAGGATATCTTGTTTTTTGTGAGCTTATGTGCAGCTGCATTATATCTCGCTGAATTATTTGTGACCAAACGAACTAAATAA
- the rdgB gene encoding RdgB/HAM1 family non-canonical purine NTP pyrophosphatase, giving the protein MKLCIATHNLHKKAEIQAVLPLNYQLLDLNDLGFFDPIEETGNSLDENAILKAKLLFSQLQKPCIADDSGLEVESLNMAPGVYSARYAGEEKDDLANMNLLLSNLKHIENRSARFRTVIAYIPSFEVQFLFEGIIEGRIAHHMKGSNGFGYDPIFIPNGYDETFGELSSEIKQKISHRSLAIQKFVAFLSQK; this is encoded by the coding sequence ATGAAACTTTGTATTGCAACACATAACCTTCATAAAAAAGCAGAAATACAAGCTGTGCTGCCTTTGAACTATCAATTATTGGATTTGAATGATCTTGGATTTTTTGATCCTATTGAAGAAACCGGCAACAGTCTGGATGAAAATGCAATTCTTAAAGCAAAATTACTTTTCAGTCAACTCCAAAAACCTTGTATAGCAGATGATAGCGGATTAGAAGTCGAATCATTGAATATGGCTCCTGGTGTATACTCTGCCAGATATGCCGGTGAAGAAAAAGACGATCTGGCAAACATGAATTTACTATTAAGTAATTTAAAGCATATTGAAAACAGGTCTGCAAGATTTCGCACGGTTATTGCTTATATACCATCTTTTGAAGTACAGTTCTTATTTGAAGGCATCATAGAAGGGCGGATTGCGCATCATATGAAAGGATCCAATGGATTTGGTTATGATCCCATTTTTATACCAAACGGATACGATGAAACTTTTGGAGAATTGAGTTCAGAAATCAAACAAAAAATCAGCCATCGCAGCTTGGCCATTCAGAAATTTGTAGCATTTCTGAGTCAAAAATAA